In the genome of Vicia villosa cultivar HV-30 ecotype Madison, WI linkage group LG7, Vvil1.0, whole genome shotgun sequence, one region contains:
- the LOC131617565 gene encoding elicitor-responsive protein 1-like, translating to MAIGFMEVHLLKAKGLNTTCFFGGMEDPYVLIQYEGQEHKSSVAKGRGRNHVWDEKFMFKVENFGSKDKHKIILKIMDKDTFSADDFMGQTMIYVKDLLTQGVENGVSKLPPLKYRVVRADESYHGENDVAITFTPKVEDELIIEEDIGEWKESNYSYLS from the exons ATGGCAATTGGATTCATGGAAGTACATCTTCTCAAAGCAAAAGGCCTCAATACCACTTGTTTCTTTG GTGGAATGGAAGATCCCTATGTTTTGATACAATATGAAGGCCAAGAACATAAGAGTAGTGTCGCCAAAGGTAGAGGAAGAAACCATGTATGGGATGAGAAATTTATGTTCAAAGTAGAGAATTTTGGATCAAAAGATAAACACAAAATCATTCTCAAGATAATGGACAAAGACACCTTTTCAGCTGATGACTTCATGGGACAAACCAT GATCTATGTGAAGGATTTGTTGACTCAAGGTGTAGAAAATGGAGTTTCTAAGCTACCACCTCTCAAGTATAGAGTTGTTCGAGCTGATGAATCTTATCATGGAGAAAATGATGTTGCCATTACTTTTACTCCCAAG GTGGAAGATGAACTTATTATTGAAGAAGACATAGGAGAATGGAAAGAAAGTAACTACTCCTATCTATCTTAG
- the LOC131620941 gene encoding uncharacterized protein LOC131620941 — translation MKFEDYLMEKSQESQNRQQLENEVVQYQAQLKDEEALNRVLLCATLHGPVCSLQHIPSQFPPQVYELLEELAFVEEEIILLERKVKELKLRLNQERNETMDWKLRHGRQPKLSNQFQGSFSHNFEVFNKERKSKDRRASLGSSLDIHSLFSTPRTSKEHEVPRRKTGQTPRQNVIEKPNELSEELLNCLIGIFLELNQASLDIRESETTVPRLTLSCMKSKGFISKTNSSNCKTNSFLSNGNASCLDPYGISADLDCTARDVGPYKNFIQITSSSLDTEFFSHCLPAFRKLRVLMHKLCDVDLSFLSYKQKLAFWINIYNACIMNAFLDHGLPSTQDKLLSLMNKAAMNVGGIVLNALAIEHFILRHPCESKHGPVDEKEVLVRHAYGVGYPEPNVTFALCRGTWSSPALRVYASEEVVNQLGRAKVEYLEASVGITNKRKIIVPKLLQWHMHDFADEMESLVEWIYSQLPRSGSLKRAMMECLIRETKYPMSKMVEIQPYESEFRYILPI, via the exons ATGAAATTCGAAGACTATCTCATGGAGAAAAGCCAAGAGTCTCAAAATAGACAACAACTTGAGAACGAG GTTGTTCAATACCAAGCACAattgaaagatgaagaggcaCTCAATAGGGTCTTACTTTGTGCAACACTGCATGGACCTGTTTGTTCTCTTCAACATATTCCTTCACAGTTTCCACCTCAG GTTTATGAGCTTCTTGAAGAATTGGCATTTGTAGAGGAAGAGATTATTTTGCTTGAAAGAAAAGTTAAGGAACTAAAACTTAGATTGAACCAGGAGAGAAATGAGACGATGGATTGGAAACTACGCCATGGAAGACAGCCTAAACTAAGTAACCAGTTCCAAGGATCATTTTCACACAACTTTGAAGTGTTCaataaagaaagaaaatcaaAAGATAGAAGGGCCTCTTTAGGTTCTTCATTGGATATTCATAGCTTATTTTCCACCCCAAGAACATCAAAAG AACATGAAGTGCCAAGAAGGAAAACAGGTCAAACTCCAAGACAAAATGTCATTGAGAAACCAAATGAATTGTCAGAGGAACTTCTTAATTGTCTAATTGGCATTTTCCTTGAATTGAACCAAGCATCATTGGACATAAGAGAATCAGAAACTACTGTCCCAAGACTCACTCTTTCCTGCATGAAGTCGAAAGGCTTCATCTCAAAGACTAATTCATCCAACTGCAAGACAAATTCATTCCTTTCAAATGGAAATGCATCTTGTCTTGACCCATATGGTATATCAGCAGATTTGGATTGCACAGCAAGAGATGTAGGACCTTATAAGAACTTCATCCAAATTACTAGCAGTTCATTAGACACTGAGTTTTTTTCACACTGTTTGCCAGCATTCAGAAAATTGAG GGTCTTGATGCATAAGCTATGTGATGTTGATTTAAGTTTCTTGAGCTACAAGCAAAAGTTGGCATTTTGGATCAACATATACAATGCCTGCATAATGAAT GCATTTTTGGACCATGGCCTTCCTTCTACACAAGATAAATTGTTGTCTCTTATGAATAAG GCCGCAATGAATGTAGGCGGGATAGTGCTGAATGCTCTGGCTATTGAACACTTTATTCTTCGGCATCCATGTGAATCAAAACAT GGTCCTGTGGATGAAAAGGAAGTCCTGGTGAGGCATGCTTATGGTGTGGGGTATCCAGAACCCAATGTCACGTTTGCTCTCTGCCGAGGCACTTGGTCTTCACCAGCT TTAAGGGTGTACGCTTCAGAAGAAGTTGTGAACCAATTAGGGAGGGCCAAAGTTGAGTACTTGGAAGCATCAGTTGGTATAACAAACAAGAGAAAGATAATTGTGCCTAAGCTTCTGCAGTGGCACATGCATGATTTTGCAGATGAGATGGAATCACTAGTGGAATGGATCTATAGCCAACTGCCACGCTCAGGatcattgaaaagagccatgatggAATGCCTAATAAGGGAAACAAAATATCCCATGTCTAAAATGGTAGAAATCCAGCCATATGAATCAGAATTCCGCTACATCCTACCCATTTAA